The region GCATCGGAGCGTCCAAGACCTCGCCAAGTCTGGGAGGCGGTGGAACGGCAGGCTCAGCGGCCGAGCGGGGTGATGGCAGATATCCGTACGGCGAGCTCGGCCAGATGGGTCAGCCACACGTCTTCGGAGGGGTCGGGCACGACGACGATGACGTGCTCGATGCCCAGCGCGGCCAGCTCGGCACAGCGCTGGACGCTCTCCTCGACACTCTGGCCCTCGGGGATCCGCATGTGAAGGGTCTTCTCGATCTCCTCGTAGGGCCGTCCCAGCCGTTCGCAGTGGGCGCGCAGCACGTCGAGCTTGTGCCGCACGTCGGCGCCGAACAGGAAGTTGCAGGCGTCGGCGTACTGGGCGACGAGGCGGAGGGTCTTCTTCTCCCCGCTGCCGCCGATCAGGATGGGCGGGTTGCCGCGCGGCGCGTCGAGCGTACGTTCCAGCTGATAGTGCCGGCCGTGGTACGGCTTGTCCTGACCGCTCCACATCTGCCGGGCGATCTGGAGCGTCTCCTCGAGCCGCTCGAACCGCTCGGCCAAGGGCGGGAAGGGGAGCCCCAGGCCGCGGGCCTCGGGCTCGTACCAGGAGGCGCCGATGCCCAGGACGGCACGGCCGCCGGAGAGCGCGTCCAGGGTGCTGACCTGCTTGACCAGCAGCCCGGGCGCTCGGTGGACGGCGCCGGTCACGAGCGCGCCCAGGCTCACCCGGCTGGTCAGGGCGGCGGCGTAGGACAGCGCGCCGTACGCCTCCAGCATCGGGTCCTCCACGGAGCCGAAGTTGGGGATCTGGAAGAGATGGTCCATCACCCACAGGCTGCGCAGACCCGCCTGGTCGGCGCCTCGGGCGACGGCGGCGAACCTGCCGGCGATGGCGGCGTCGCCGCCTGGCCAGGTGAAACGCGGGCAGGTCAGACCAAGGTCCATGGGAGGACTCCTTCATTCGGGTGAACGGGGGCGCCCGCCGCAGGCAGGTCGTCACTGCGTTTGCGGGCATGAAAAAACCCTCTCGCCTGGGCTGTGCCCGAGGCGGAGAGGGCTCCGTGGAAGTCATTATCTCACGCCCACCGCCGCACGTTCGACAGTCTCGACTACTTTATGTGATATATCGATAGCAGTAAGTGACAATCGGGGGCTCTTGTGAAGATCGCGTGCGTTGGGGGCGGACCAGCCGGCCTGTACTTCTCGATCCTGATGAAACGGGCCGACCGGGCCCATGACATCACCGTCTACGAACGCGACCCGGCCGGATCGACGTACGGCTGGGGCGTGACCTTCTGGGATGAGATGTACCAGAATCTTCATCTCGCCGATGCGGAGTCCGCGCGCGCCATCAGCGAGAACATCGTCCGCTGGAACAGCTGGGTCACCCACCTGCACCGCCGCGCGACGTTGACGGTGGACCACGGCGAAGAGGGCTTCGGCATCGGCCGGCACCAGTTGCTGGCCATCCTGGCCGAGCGGGCCCGTTCCCTCGGCGTGCGCATCGAGTACGAGCACGAGATCACCCACGAGGACGAACTGGCCGGCGCCGACCTCATCGTGGCCGGCGACGGCATCAACAGCACCCTGCGCGAACGCCACGCCACCCACTTCGGCACCCAGACCACCCTCGGCCGCAACAAATACATGTGGCTCGGCACCACCAAAGCCTTCGACTCCTTCCTGTTCGCCTTCGTCGAAACCGACCACGGCTGGATCTGGTGCTACGGCTACCCCTACAGCCACGACCACAGCACCGGCGTCATCGAATGCTCCCCCGAAACCTGGAAAGGACTCGGCCTCCACCAGACCCACGAAGCCGACAGCCTGGCCCTGCTGGAAAAACTCTTCGCCGACATCCTCGACGGCCACCCCCTCCTCGGCCGGGCACTCAACGACGGCAGCGCACACTGGCTGAACTTCCGCACCCTGACCAACCGCACCTGGCACCGCGGCAACCTCGCCCTCGTCGGCGACGCCGCACACACCACCCACTACTCCATCGGCGCAGGCACCGCCCTCGCCCTCGGAGACGCCGCCTTCCTGGCCCACTCCCTGTATCAGGACGACCGGCTGGAGGCCGCCCTGGCCCGCTACGACCGGCGACGCAGAGCCGAGATCAGACGCATCCAACGAGCGGCCCACTACAGCGCCCAGTGGTACGAGAACCTCCCGCGCTACATCGACCTGCCACCGGTGGAGATGTTCGCACTGCTGGAGCAGCGGCACTCACGAGTGCTCCCGCACGTCCCGCCGCGGCTGTACTACAAGATCGGCCACCTGGTCGATCGGGTCGCG is a window of Nonomuraea helvata DNA encoding:
- a CDS encoding LLM class F420-dependent oxidoreductase: MDLGLTCPRFTWPGGDAAIAGRFAAVARGADQAGLRSLWVMDHLFQIPNFGSVEDPMLEAYGALSYAAALTSRVSLGALVTGAVHRAPGLLVKQVSTLDALSGGRAVLGIGASWYEPEARGLGLPFPPLAERFERLEETLQIARQMWSGQDKPYHGRHYQLERTLDAPRGNPPILIGGSGEKKTLRLVAQYADACNFLFGADVRHKLDVLRAHCERLGRPYEEIEKTLHMRIPEGQSVEESVQRCAELAALGIEHVIVVVPDPSEDVWLTHLAELAVRISAITPLGR
- a CDS encoding FAD-dependent monooxygenase, whose product is MKIACVGGGPAGLYFSILMKRADRAHDITVYERDPAGSTYGWGVTFWDEMYQNLHLADAESARAISENIVRWNSWVTHLHRRATLTVDHGEEGFGIGRHQLLAILAERARSLGVRIEYEHEITHEDELAGADLIVAGDGINSTLRERHATHFGTQTTLGRNKYMWLGTTKAFDSFLFAFVETDHGWIWCYGYPYSHDHSTGVIECSPETWKGLGLHQTHEADSLALLEKLFADILDGHPLLGRALNDGSAHWLNFRTLTNRTWHRGNLALVGDAAHTTHYSIGAGTALALGDAAFLAHSLYQDDRLEAALARYDRRRRAEIRRIQRAAHYSAQWYENLPRYIDLPPVEMFALLEQRHSRVLPHVPPRLYYKIGHLVDRVASLRRSPGTPA